The following proteins are encoded in a genomic region of Vicingaceae bacterium:
- the pbpC gene encoding penicillin-binding protein 1C: protein MIILFFVWFYFLLPDPLFSGSFSTTIFDCQNKLIGAKIASDQQWRFPPSGKIPEKFRVCLLQFEDEYFYFHPGINPVSLFKALSTNLMHGEIKRGGSTITMQLARLVLKNKERTVWNKMKEIFLALRLELSFTKNKILMLYTSHAPFGGNIVGLDAAAWRYFGRNPEELSWGECATLAVLPNAPGLIHPGKNRELLYKKRNKLLRKLFSRKIIDRQTYLSAITEEIPNIPKKLPALAPHLLETIHKKHKGEKIITTINSDFQKAITGIVNQHMNTLKNNRIFNAAALVADIRSGEILAYVGNVYHKNGQNGENIDMITVPRSTGSILKPLLYALAYDEGLILPGTLLKDAPVMYKNFRPQNFDRSYRGAIPAQDALSMSLNIPAVILLRSYGIQKFTNALKKLKISSIKYPASHYGLSIILGGAEISLWEAVNLYAFMGSSLNLYFNHLIPDQKNYASLTYFKKSKDSNSTNYTNPALFIGVDALWTVFNGLSQKNRPIEGDRWQLFESHQQIAWKTGTSFGFRDAWCIGLTSKYVVGIWVGNASNVGRDGLTGIDVAAPIMFDVFNILPRSKFFIQPYKEMKLKKVCAKSGYLAGDNCEETKNLYLPKNAEKTDLCPYHIPIYLNENLSKRVHIGCYDPQKAIRKNWFVLPADMAYYYKKNHPDYKDLPPWDDKCWEQEELSPIRLIYPSTDVSVYLPVDIDGKKQKIIFKAAHLLENSELFWFIDNVFIGKTKNHHELSMELEKGMHTLTLVDNYGNSLQKRINAFSK from the coding sequence GTGATAATACTTTTTTTCGTTTGGTTTTATTTTTTATTGCCGGATCCTTTATTCTCCGGTTCTTTTTCGACTACTATTTTTGACTGTCAAAATAAATTAATAGGCGCGAAAATTGCCTCTGATCAGCAATGGAGGTTTCCCCCTTCCGGAAAAATTCCCGAAAAATTTCGTGTTTGCCTTTTACAATTTGAAGATGAATATTTCTACTTTCATCCGGGAATCAATCCGGTGTCTCTTTTCAAAGCTCTATCAACCAATCTCATGCATGGTGAAATTAAACGTGGTGGAAGTACAATTACCATGCAATTGGCTCGTCTTGTCTTAAAAAACAAAGAAAGAACCGTTTGGAATAAAATGAAAGAAATATTCCTGGCTTTAAGATTGGAACTTTCATTTACAAAAAACAAGATTCTGATGCTCTATACGTCACATGCTCCTTTTGGCGGAAATATAGTCGGCCTGGACGCTGCTGCCTGGCGTTATTTCGGTAGGAATCCCGAAGAGTTATCTTGGGGCGAATGTGCCACCCTTGCTGTATTGCCGAATGCGCCGGGACTTATTCACCCGGGAAAAAACAGAGAACTTCTGTATAAAAAAAGAAATAAACTTTTAAGAAAACTATTTTCGCGCAAAATTATCGATCGTCAGACATATTTGTCTGCTATAACAGAAGAAATACCCAATATACCCAAAAAACTTCCTGCATTAGCTCCTCATCTTCTGGAAACGATTCATAAAAAGCATAAAGGGGAGAAAATTATCACAACCATCAACAGTGATTTTCAAAAAGCCATAACAGGCATTGTCAACCAACATATGAACACTTTAAAAAACAACCGCATTTTTAATGCCGCTGCTTTGGTAGCAGACATTCGCAGCGGTGAAATTCTTGCTTATGTCGGCAATGTTTATCATAAGAATGGACAAAATGGTGAAAATATCGACATGATCACCGTTCCAAGAAGTACAGGAAGTATTCTCAAGCCATTGCTGTATGCCCTGGCTTACGATGAAGGACTGATCCTTCCCGGGACATTGCTTAAGGACGCGCCTGTCATGTATAAAAACTTTCGTCCTCAAAATTTTGACCGTTCCTATCGCGGTGCTATTCCCGCACAAGATGCTCTTTCGATGTCACTCAACATCCCGGCCGTCATACTTTTAAGATCTTATGGCATACAAAAATTTACCAATGCATTGAAAAAATTAAAAATATCCTCTATAAAATATCCTGCTTCTCATTATGGCCTTTCGATCATACTGGGAGGAGCAGAAATATCTCTCTGGGAAGCTGTCAATTTGTATGCATTCATGGGATCTTCATTAAATCTTTATTTCAATCATTTAATTCCCGATCAAAAAAATTACGCATCATTAACATATTTCAAAAAATCAAAAGATTCAAATTCCACAAATTACACTAATCCGGCCCTTTTTATAGGAGTCGATGCATTATGGACCGTCTTTAACGGCTTATCTCAAAAAAACCGCCCAATAGAAGGAGATCGCTGGCAATTGTTTGAATCCCATCAACAAATTGCCTGGAAAACAGGGACAAGTTTCGGTTTTAGAGATGCCTGGTGTATTGGCCTAACTAGTAAATATGTTGTTGGCATTTGGGTTGGTAATGCTTCTAATGTCGGAAGAGATGGTTTGACAGGAATAGATGTTGCAGCACCTATCATGTTTGATGTGTTTAACATTTTACCCCGCAGCAAGTTTTTTATTCAACCCTATAAAGAAATGAAATTAAAAAAAGTATGTGCCAAAAGCGGTTATTTAGCCGGTGATAATTGTGAAGAAACAAAAAATCTTTACTTGCCCAAAAATGCCGAAAAAACAGATCTATGCCCATATCATATACCCATTTATCTCAATGAAAATTTATCAAAACGTGTTCATATAGGTTGCTATGACCCACAAAAAGCCATCAGAAAAAATTGGTTTGTTTTGCCGGCCGATATGGCTTATTATTACAAAAAAAATCATCCTGATTACAAAGATTTACCCCCCTGGGATGACAAATGTTGGGAGCAAGAAGAACTATCCCCTATTCGTTTGATTTATCCATCTACCGATGTTTCTGTTTATTTGCCGGTAGATATTGACGGGAAAAAACAAAAAATAATTTTCAAAGCTGCCCATTTACTTGAAAACAGCGAATTATTCTGGTTTATCGACAATGTTTTTATTGGCAAAACAAAAAATCACCATGAACTTTCTATGGAACTCGAGAAAGGCATGCACACCCTGACGTTGGTCGACAATTATGGCAATTCATTGCAAAAAAGAATCAATGCTTTTTCAAAGTAA
- the aroC gene encoding chorismate synthase, whose translation MNQLGRLFQVTIFGESHGPHVGIVINGVPPGIDLSPEDFHEDIRRRQPGKPGTTPRIEKDIPKLISGVYNGKTTGMPLTILFDNENTRSKDYEIFKSWPRPGHADYTASQKYLGFNDPRGGGHFSGRLTLPLTAAGVVAKKVIPFMDIHATVIEIAGEKDIEKGLQKALEKNDSVGGIVECIVKNIPAGLGEPFFDSLESTIAHAVFSIPAIKGIEFGSGFAAARMFGSEHNDPVIDDKGTTATNHSGGINGGISNGNPLVFRVAVKPTSSTPQEQKSWNFNTKTIETLKIEGRHDLCIALRVPVVVEAVTAIVLADHWLVQKSRIHGR comes from the coding sequence ATGAATCAATTAGGACGTTTGTTTCAGGTAACTATTTTTGGTGAGTCGCACGGACCCCATGTTGGCATTGTCATCAACGGAGTGCCACCCGGCATTGATCTTTCTCCGGAGGACTTTCATGAAGACATACGCCGTAGACAACCGGGAAAACCGGGAACAACTCCCAGAATAGAAAAAGACATTCCTAAATTGATTTCGGGTGTATACAACGGAAAAACCACCGGAATGCCTTTGACCATTTTATTTGACAACGAAAATACCCGGTCAAAAGATTACGAAATATTTAAAAGTTGGCCAAGACCGGGACATGCTGATTATACTGCTTCACAAAAATATCTCGGTTTTAACGACCCCAGAGGCGGAGGACACTTTTCGGGCCGCCTCACCCTGCCATTAACTGCAGCCGGTGTAGTAGCAAAAAAGGTTATTCCTTTTATGGATATTCATGCAACGGTCATTGAAATTGCCGGAGAAAAAGATATTGAAAAAGGATTGCAAAAAGCATTGGAAAAAAACGACAGTGTAGGCGGCATTGTGGAATGTATTGTTAAGAACATACCCGCCGGATTAGGAGAACCTTTTTTCGATTCATTGGAATCTACCATAGCCCATGCCGTTTTTTCCATTCCTGCCATAAAAGGTATAGAGTTTGGAAGCGGATTCGCTGCAGCCCGAATGTTTGGAAGCGAACATAACGATCCGGTGATTGACGATAAAGGCACCACCGCCACCAATCATAGTGGAGGCATCAATGGAGGCATCAGCAATGGCAACCCTCTTGTCTTCAGAGTGGCAGTCAAACCAACTTCGTCAACCCCTCAAGAACAAAAATCTTGGAATTTTAACACAAAAACCATCGAAACGCTTAAAATAGAAGGACGGCACGACCTATGTATTGCTTTGAGAGTTCCGGTGGTTGTCGAAGCAGTTACCGCCATAGTGTTGGCAGATCATTGGCTGGTTCAAAAAAGCAGAATTCATGGCCGTTAA
- a CDS encoding carboxynorspermidine decarboxylase, protein MNVFHCKTSVDFSKVPNPCFVIEEDKLRRNLSLIQHVAQESGAEIILAFKGFAWWRVFPIVKEYIHTATASSLNEARLCFEEMKAKAHTYCVAIDDEEFDELASYSSHITFNSLNQWQKFKQKVKKFGISPGIRVNPEYSEVKTMLYNPCSPHSRLGMTSEHFKPENQIMWEGLEGLHFHALCENDSFTFEKTLRAFEEKFGHLIPSMKWVNFGGGHLMTAEWYDVNHLIGVLKDFRHRYPHLKVFLEPGSAFAWETGFLVAKILDIVENNGVKTAILNVSFTDHMPDTLEMPYKPKILGSSQDPFPNAYAYRMGGLSCLSGDFMTEYYFPHELKSGDIIVFHDMIHYTVVKTTMFNGIHHPSLGMWTSSGKFQLHRKFDYQDYKNRMC, encoded by the coding sequence ATGAATGTTTTTCATTGCAAAACCTCTGTGGATTTTAGCAAAGTCCCCAATCCTTGCTTTGTCATCGAAGAAGATAAATTGCGGAGAAACCTCTCTCTCATTCAGCACGTGGCTCAAGAATCAGGTGCCGAAATCATTTTGGCTTTTAAAGGTTTTGCATGGTGGAGAGTTTTTCCTATCGTGAAAGAATATATTCACACTGCCACCGCAAGTTCTTTAAACGAAGCACGGCTATGTTTCGAAGAAATGAAAGCCAAAGCACACACTTATTGTGTGGCCATTGATGATGAGGAATTTGACGAACTGGCATCCTACTCATCGCACATTACCTTTAACTCTTTGAATCAATGGCAAAAATTCAAACAAAAAGTAAAAAAATTCGGCATCAGTCCGGGAATAAGAGTTAATCCCGAATACTCCGAAGTGAAAACCATGCTGTACAACCCTTGCTCCCCACATTCACGGCTGGGCATGACTTCTGAACATTTCAAACCCGAAAATCAAATCATGTGGGAAGGTCTGGAAGGTTTGCATTTTCATGCTCTTTGCGAAAATGACTCTTTTACATTCGAAAAAACTCTCCGTGCTTTCGAAGAAAAATTTGGGCATTTGATTCCATCCATGAAATGGGTCAACTTTGGCGGCGGTCATTTAATGACTGCCGAATGGTATGATGTAAACCACCTTATAGGTGTATTAAAAGATTTTCGCCATCGCTATCCTCATTTAAAAGTTTTTTTGGAACCCGGAAGTGCCTTTGCCTGGGAAACAGGGTTTCTGGTTGCCAAAATTTTGGATATTGTCGAAAATAATGGTGTAAAAACCGCCATCCTAAACGTTTCTTTTACCGACCACATGCCCGATACTCTGGAAATGCCTTACAAGCCCAAAATACTCGGTTCTTCTCAAGATCCGTTTCCCAACGCATATGCATACCGGATGGGCGGTCTGTCTTGTTTGAGCGGGGATTTCATGACTGAATATTATTTTCCCCACGAATTGAAATCCGGCGACATCATCGTTTTCCACGACATGATTCACTATACCGTAGTCAAAACCACCATGTTCAACGGCATCCATCACCCATCCCTTGGTATGTGGACTTCTTCAGGCAAATTTCAACTTCACCGAAAATTTGATTATCAGGACTACAAAAACAGAATGTGTTAG
- a CDS encoding saccharopine dehydrogenase — translation MGKVLIIGAGGVGRVAAFKCAMNTDVFNEIVLASRTKSKCDKIAADIKNKLGVDIKTDQVDADYAENVVNLINKYKPDIVMNLALPYQDLPIMDACLETKTAYLDTANYEPKDEAKFEYKWQWAYHDRYKDAGITAILGCGFDPGVTQVFTAYAAKHHFDEIHYLDIVDCNAGNHGKPFATNFNPEINIREVTQKGKYWENGQWVYTEPHEIHKPLTYPNIGPKESYLIYHEELESLVKNFPTIKRARFWMTFSQEYLTHLRVIQNIGMASIEPIKYKGVDIVPIEFLKEVLPKPDELGENYTGETSIGCRIRGIKDGKERTYYIYNNCRHEDAYKETGTQAVAYTTGVPAMIGAMMYLKGLWKKPGVWNVEQFDPDPFMEMLNKHGLPWHEQFDVDLEL, via the coding sequence ATGGGAAAAGTTTTAATCATAGGAGCAGGTGGCGTTGGACGTGTGGCTGCTTTTAAGTGTGCCATGAACACCGATGTGTTCAACGAAATTGTCTTGGCAAGCCGCACAAAATCGAAATGCGACAAAATTGCCGCCGATATTAAAAACAAACTTGGGGTGGACATAAAAACCGATCAAGTGGATGCCGATTATGCAGAAAATGTCGTAAATCTTATCAATAAATACAAGCCCGACATTGTCATGAACCTTGCTCTACCTTACCAGGACCTTCCGATCATGGACGCCTGTCTGGAAACAAAAACTGCATATCTCGACACAGCCAATTACGAACCAAAAGATGAAGCCAAATTTGAATACAAATGGCAATGGGCTTATCATGACCGTTATAAAGACGCCGGAATAACAGCCATTTTGGGTTGTGGATTCGACCCTGGAGTTACTCAAGTATTTACTGCCTATGCAGCTAAACATCATTTTGATGAGATTCACTACCTCGACATTGTGGACTGCAACGCCGGCAATCACGGAAAACCATTTGCCACCAATTTCAATCCCGAAATCAACATTCGTGAAGTCACACAAAAAGGAAAATATTGGGAAAATGGTCAATGGGTCTATACTGAACCTCACGAAATCCACAAACCTTTGACCTATCCAAACATTGGTCCCAAAGAATCCTATTTGATCTATCACGAAGAATTGGAGTCATTGGTGAAAAACTTCCCGACCATCAAAAGAGCTCGCTTTTGGATGACTTTCAGCCAGGAATACCTGACCCACCTCAGGGTGATACAAAATATTGGCATGGCCTCTATTGAACCCATCAAATACAAGGGAGTAGATATTGTACCCATTGAGTTTTTAAAAGAAGTGCTACCCAAACCTGACGAATTGGGCGAAAACTACACCGGAGAAACTTCCATCGGATGCCGAATTAGAGGAATAAAAGACGGCAAAGAAAGAACCTATTATATTTACAACAATTGCCGTCATGAAGATGCATATAAAGAGACAGGCACTCAGGCTGTTGCATACACTACAGGAGTGCCGGCCATGATAGGAGCCATGATGTATTTAAAAGGCCTTTGGAAAAAACCCGGTGTATGGAATGTAGAGCAATTTGACCCCGATCCATTTATGGAGATGCTCAATAAACACGGCCTGCCCTGGCATGAACAATTTGATGTGGATTTGGAATTGTAA